From the Bacteroidia bacterium genome, one window contains:
- a CDS encoding thiamine pyrophosphate-dependent enzyme, with protein sequence MKRMLLLGDEAIAQGAIDAGLSGVYAYPGTPSTEITEYIQRSKAARERGVHSDWSANEKTAMEAALGMSYAGKRAMACMKHVGLNVAADGFINAGITGANGGLIVVAADDPSMHSSQNEQDSRFYGKFALIPMIEPADQQEAYHAMSYGFDLSEKFGTPVLVRITTRLAHSRSGVELREPRDANALTLPQDKRQFVLLPSIARRNYQSLLGKQAGFEEDSEQSPFNSYTEGPDRTLGIIACGIAHNYLMENFQDGCPHPVLKIGQYPAPRNMIRTILKSCDKVLILEDGAPFLEEQIRGLLDESYAILGRLDGTVPRAGELNPNIVATALGRTVETGKPKAEIVKPRPPELCPGCPHIDSYNALNEVLRELEPGRVFSDIGCYTLGALEPFNAINTCVDMGASITMAKGAADAGLFPAVAVIGDSTFTHSGMTGLLDAIIENSPITVMIVDNETTGMTGGQTSSARGKLEDICIGLGVPKDHVRVVEPLKKNHDDNMRVIKEELYYEGVSVIIERRECIQTLKISKMLEKEAAK encoded by the coding sequence ATGAAACGTATGCTCTTGCTCGGGGATGAGGCCATCGCTCAGGGCGCGATCGATGCCGGGCTTTCCGGTGTGTACGCCTATCCGGGCACCCCATCGACAGAGATTACCGAGTACATTCAGCGATCGAAAGCCGCGCGCGAACGCGGCGTACACAGCGATTGGAGCGCCAATGAGAAAACCGCCATGGAAGCCGCCCTCGGCATGTCCTACGCCGGCAAGCGCGCCATGGCCTGCATGAAGCACGTCGGTCTCAACGTGGCCGCGGACGGTTTCATCAATGCGGGCATCACGGGCGCAAACGGAGGCCTCATCGTCGTCGCCGCGGACGATCCCTCGATGCACTCGTCGCAGAACGAGCAGGACTCGCGATTCTACGGCAAATTCGCCCTCATTCCGATGATAGAGCCCGCCGATCAGCAGGAAGCATATCATGCAATGTCTTACGGCTTCGATCTTTCTGAAAAATTCGGGACGCCCGTGCTCGTGCGCATCACCACGCGGCTTGCGCATTCGCGCTCGGGGGTGGAACTGCGGGAGCCCCGCGACGCGAACGCCCTCACCCTGCCGCAGGACAAACGGCAGTTCGTGCTCCTGCCCAGTATCGCCCGCCGCAATTACCAAAGTCTGCTGGGTAAACAGGCGGGCTTCGAAGAGGATTCGGAGCAGTCCCCATTCAACAGCTACACGGAAGGCCCCGACCGCACGCTCGGTATCATCGCCTGCGGTATCGCGCACAATTATCTGATGGAAAATTTCCAGGACGGTTGTCCGCATCCCGTACTCAAAATCGGCCAGTATCCCGCGCCTCGGAACATGATCCGCACCATTCTCAAGTCCTGCGACAAGGTGCTGATACTCGAGGACGGCGCTCCCTTCCTCGAAGAGCAGATCCGCGGACTTCTGGATGAATCCTACGCCATTCTCGGACGACTCGACGGCACGGTGCCGCGCGCCGGGGAACTCAATCCCAACATCGTTGCGACCGCGCTCGGCCGCACGGTGGAGACAGGCAAACCCAAAGCCGAGATCGTGAAGCCGCGTCCGCCCGAGCTCTGTCCCGGCTGTCCGCACATAGACAGTTACAACGCGCTGAACGAAGTACTGCGAGAGCTGGAGCCCGGCCGCGTGTTCAGCGACATCGGCTGTTACACCCTCGGCGCACTCGAGCCTTTCAACGCCATCAATACCTGCGTGGATATGGGCGCCTCCATTACCATGGCCAAGGGTGCCGCGGACGCGGGCCTCTTCCCTGCCGTGGCGGTGATCGGTGATTCCACCTTCACGCACTCCGGCATGACCGGTCTGCTCGATGCCATCATCGAGAACTCACCCATCACCGTCATGATTGTGGATAATGAAACTACGGGGATGACGGGCGGACAGACCTCTTCGGCGCGCGGGAAGCTCGAGGACATTTGCATCGGTCTCGGTGTACCCAAAGACCATGTACGCGTCGTGGAGCCGTTGAAAAAAAATCACGATGACAACATGCGCGTGATCAAGGAAGAGTTGTATTACGAAGGTGTTTCCGTCATCATCGAACGCCGGGAGTGCATTCAGACCTTGAAAATCTCGAAAATGCTTGAAAAGGAGGCCGCGAAATGA
- a CDS encoding inorganic phosphate transporter, with translation MEIYYVILAVLLLAAIADLVVGVANDAVNFLNSAIGSKVAPRVLIMLVASAGIIVGVTFSSGMMEIARKGIFNPEMLTFPEVMIIFAATMLTDVLLLDLFNTFGLPTSTTVSLVFELLGAAFSISLVKVLQDGGGVSEALAFINTASVLKILFSIVLSVVVAFIAGALIQYLSRMLFTFDINSRIKRYGSIWGGAALAGITYFLLVKGAKGASFLDASQATWLKDHALMLAGLSLVFWTLVMQFVSLFTRVNVFKPVVLAGTFALAMAFAANDLVNFIGAPLAGLAAFEEVQYLSDPLNTLMGSLAEPVRANTMMLLIAGLIMAATLWMSKKARTVTATEVNLGRQGEGAERFEANPIARSIVRMVLSVFRFFGYVTPASWKRAIERRFDTSKYQPVPDENGEYPSFDYLRASVNLIVSALLISFGTTLKLPLSTTYVTFMVAMATALPDRAWGRDSAVYRVSGVLTVVGGWFFTALIAASSAALIAVIIFYTQLPGLIAIMLIALLLLGNSIRVHRRREREHEEENRYLISPSTMAEASKRIRTEVSDIIAGVAETVRKSNDGLASENRLLMKEARDQARTLAKRGKGMAHSVMNTAHLEESEDAVDDKSYAEVIGSISLLLRGLRNMTGQCYTHVNNNHRALTEEQILDLKEIEAGLLHFLERLSAEIKDAQPELSSDTESEAEGIVSMIRKADKRQLKRSKKEKQTTRSSLLMLEILTEYEEIVYHTMALRRRSAQLADTPGL, from the coding sequence ATGGAAATCTACTACGTCATTCTCGCAGTTCTGCTCCTCGCCGCAATCGCCGATCTCGTGGTTGGTGTAGCCAACGACGCGGTGAATTTTTTGAATTCGGCTATCGGATCCAAGGTCGCACCGCGTGTGCTGATCATGCTGGTGGCTTCGGCGGGAATTATTGTTGGCGTCACCTTCTCCAGCGGCATGATGGAGATTGCGCGAAAGGGCATCTTCAATCCCGAAATGCTGACCTTTCCGGAAGTCATGATCATCTTCGCGGCCACCATGCTGACGGATGTATTGTTGCTGGATTTGTTCAACACCTTCGGTCTTCCAACCTCAACGACGGTCTCGCTGGTGTTCGAGCTTCTGGGCGCGGCCTTTTCGATTTCTCTCGTAAAGGTGTTGCAGGATGGCGGTGGTGTGAGCGAGGCGCTCGCGTTTATCAACACGGCGAGTGTGCTGAAAATATTGTTCAGTATCGTGCTCTCCGTCGTCGTCGCTTTTATTGCGGGCGCGCTGATTCAGTATCTCTCCCGTATGCTGTTCACTTTCGACATCAATTCACGCATCAAGCGGTATGGTTCCATCTGGGGAGGGGCCGCTCTGGCGGGGATTACGTATTTTCTGCTGGTCAAGGGCGCGAAGGGAGCATCTTTTCTCGATGCGTCTCAGGCGACCTGGTTAAAGGATCACGCATTGATGCTCGCCGGGCTTTCCCTCGTGTTCTGGACGCTCGTCATGCAGTTCGTTTCACTGTTCACCCGCGTCAATGTGTTCAAGCCCGTCGTTCTGGCGGGGACCTTCGCATTGGCCATGGCGTTCGCGGCGAACGATCTGGTGAACTTCATCGGTGCGCCGCTCGCCGGTCTTGCGGCTTTCGAGGAAGTGCAATACCTGTCGGATCCGCTGAACACCCTCATGGGATCTCTCGCCGAACCGGTGCGTGCCAACACGATGATGCTTCTGATTGCGGGACTCATCATGGCGGCGACACTGTGGATGAGCAAAAAGGCGCGTACCGTCACAGCCACTGAAGTGAATCTCGGACGGCAGGGGGAGGGTGCGGAGCGGTTTGAAGCGAATCCCATCGCGCGTTCCATCGTGCGCATGGTGCTTTCGGTGTTCCGCTTTTTCGGATATGTAACACCCGCATCCTGGAAGCGGGCCATCGAGCGCCGCTTCGATACCTCGAAGTATCAGCCGGTGCCGGACGAGAACGGCGAGTATCCCTCCTTCGATTATCTTCGCGCCTCGGTCAATCTCATCGTTTCGGCATTGCTGATCTCCTTCGGGACGACGCTCAAGTTGCCGCTTTCCACCACCTATGTGACCTTCATGGTCGCCATGGCCACAGCGTTGCCGGACCGCGCCTGGGGGAGGGATTCGGCTGTCTACAGGGTGTCCGGTGTGCTCACCGTCGTCGGCGGGTGGTTTTTCACCGCGCTGATAGCCGCGAGTTCGGCGGCGCTCATTGCCGTCATCATTTTTTACACGCAGCTTCCCGGACTCATCGCCATCATGCTGATTGCGTTGCTGCTTTTAGGCAACAGCATTCGCGTGCATCGCCGGAGAGAGCGGGAGCACGAAGAGGAAAACCGCTATCTCATATCTCCGTCCACTATGGCGGAAGCGTCGAAGCGCATTCGTACCGAAGTGTCGGATATCATCGCGGGCGTGGCCGAGACGGTAAGGAAATCCAACGACGGTCTCGCTTCGGAGAATCGCCTGCTCATGAAGGAGGCGCGTGATCAGGCCCGCACCTTGGCAAAACGCGGGAAGGGCATGGCGCATTCCGTGATGAACACCGCGCATCTCGAAGAGAGCGAGGATGCCGTAGATGACAAATCCTATGCGGAAGTCATCGGCTCGATTTCTCTGCTGCTTCGCGGATTGCGAAACATGACAGGGCAGTGTTATACCCACGTCAATAATAACCACCGTGCCCTCACGGAGGAGCAAATTCTTGACCTGAAAGAAATCGAAGCCGGACTGCTGCATTTTCTTGAACGGCTGTCCGCAGAGATAAAAGACGCGCAACCCGAACTTTCGTCCGACACGGAGTCTGAGGCGGAGGGTATTGTGAGCATGATCAGAAAGGCCGACAAACGCCAGTTGAAGCGCTCGAAGAAGGAAAAGCAGACGACGCGTAGCAGCCTGCTCATGCTCGAAATATTGACCGAATATGAAGAAATCGTGTATCATACCATGGCTCTCCGGAGACGGAGCGCGCAGCTTGCCGATACACCCGGGCTGTAA
- a CDS encoding response regulator transcription factor, whose translation MSKAGILVVEDEEEILELITYNLSREGYDVRAVSAGEEALKLIQNKAPDLMLLDLMLPGVDGLEVCKAVKGNPATKDISIIMLTARSEEADIVTGLELGADDYITKPFSRRVLLARVKAVLRRRSEPETPESGGILRIHNILINPGRHEVLIDDQEVQLTLTEFRVLHFLASRPGWVFTRSQIVEAVRGDGYPVTDRSVDVQIVGLRKKLEDAGKYIETVRGVGYRFMEP comes from the coding sequence ATGTCGAAAGCAGGAATACTGGTTGTGGAAGATGAAGAGGAAATCCTCGAACTCATCACCTACAATCTCAGTCGCGAAGGGTACGACGTTCGGGCCGTCAGCGCCGGCGAGGAAGCCCTGAAGCTCATTCAGAACAAAGCGCCGGATCTGATGCTGCTCGATCTCATGCTGCCGGGCGTGGATGGTCTCGAGGTTTGCAAGGCCGTAAAAGGAAATCCGGCGACGAAAGACATTTCCATCATCATGCTCACGGCGCGCAGCGAAGAGGCGGATATCGTGACCGGACTGGAACTGGGCGCGGACGACTACATCACGAAACCCTTCAGCCGCAGGGTGCTGCTCGCACGCGTAAAAGCGGTGCTGCGTCGCCGCTCAGAACCCGAAACTCCCGAATCGGGAGGCATTCTGCGCATTCACAACATTCTCATCAATCCCGGACGTCACGAGGTCCTGATAGACGATCAGGAAGTGCAGCTCACGCTCACGGAGTTCCGCGTCCTGCATTTCCTCGCGAGCCGTCCCGGATGGGTGTTTACCCGCTCGCAGATAGTGGAAGCGGTGCGGGGCGACGGCTATCCCGTGACGGACCGCTCGGTGGATGTGCAAATCGTCGGATTGCGCAAAAAATTGGAGGATGCCGGAAAATATATTGAAACCGTACGTGGTGTCGGGTATCGGTTTATGGAGCCATAA
- a CDS encoding cell wall metabolism sensor histidine kinase WalK, giving the protein MPKKRLFWQLYASNFLIVFLALFAFTFLTTSSVNSILLRQVSADLKARAMLLEDVVREHIADSTYNALEEKCARLGKNSGTRITVILADGLVIADSDRPARTMENHAARPEVQDALHGRHGSSTRFSETVQQNAMYSAVPIRRGDTVFAVLRAAVPVHTVEGTIRNIQWNIVIGGIVITLLAGVVSLFISRNITRPIAELKQGARRFAEGDLDYRLTVPEAHELRDFAEVMNTMAEQLQDRISIIVRQNSEQDAVFSSMIEGVLAFDTEERLININTSAARMLSIQPERALGKSIIEIIRNVGLQRFVGETLASGKPIEGYITILEEQQERFLQSHGSLLRDQAGRVLGALVVLNDVTELRKLETVRRDFVANVSHELKTPITSIKGFVETLLDGALQDKEDTLRFLGIISRQADRLNSIIEDLLSLSRIEQGAEKEQIEFAQTAIGDVLASAVQSCQMDADAKRMTLLLDCPPLLRAEVNSALLEQALVNLVNNAMKYSEDGKRVWVQAAVQDDEHLTITVRDEGFGIEAEHLPRLFERFYRIDKARSRTMGGTGLGLAIVKHIVQAHHGQIEVSSSPGAGSTFVLRLPLIQRRSEMPLSGTGGSEGGMK; this is encoded by the coding sequence ATGCCGAAAAAGAGGCTGTTCTGGCAGCTGTATGCATCGAATTTTCTCATAGTCTTTCTCGCTCTTTTTGCTTTCACATTTTTGACCACCAGCTCCGTCAACAGCATTCTGCTCAGGCAGGTGTCGGCGGATCTCAAGGCAAGAGCAATGCTGCTGGAAGACGTCGTGCGCGAGCATATCGCGGATTCCACCTATAACGCATTGGAAGAAAAATGCGCGCGGCTGGGGAAGAACAGCGGCACGCGCATCACCGTCATTCTGGCCGATGGCTTGGTCATCGCGGACTCCGACAGGCCCGCCCGCACCATGGAGAACCACGCCGCACGGCCCGAAGTGCAGGACGCGCTGCACGGTCGCCACGGCTCGTCGACGCGTTTCAGCGAAACCGTGCAGCAGAACGCCATGTATTCCGCCGTACCGATCCGTCGCGGGGATACGGTGTTTGCGGTGCTCCGTGCCGCCGTACCGGTGCACACGGTGGAGGGTACCATCAGGAATATTCAATGGAATATTGTCATCGGCGGTATCGTCATCACGCTGCTCGCCGGTGTCGTGAGTCTCTTCATTTCGAGAAATATTACCCGTCCCATCGCTGAATTGAAGCAAGGGGCGCGCCGCTTCGCGGAAGGGGATCTCGATTATCGCCTGACCGTGCCCGAGGCGCATGAGCTGCGCGATTTTGCCGAGGTCATGAACACCATGGCCGAGCAGCTGCAGGACCGCATCAGCATTATCGTGCGGCAAAACAGCGAGCAGGACGCGGTGTTTTCCAGCATGATCGAGGGGGTGCTCGCCTTCGATACCGAGGAACGGCTGATCAACATCAACACCTCCGCCGCGCGCATGCTCAGCATACAACCCGAGCGGGCGCTGGGGAAATCCATTATCGAAATCATCCGCAATGTCGGCCTCCAGCGCTTCGTGGGCGAAACGCTCGCCAGCGGCAAGCCCATCGAGGGCTACATCACCATACTCGAGGAACAACAGGAGCGCTTCCTCCAGTCGCACGGCAGTCTGCTGCGTGACCAGGCGGGCCGCGTGCTCGGTGCGCTCGTCGTGTTGAATGACGTGACGGAACTCCGCAAGCTGGAGACGGTGCGGCGCGATTTCGTGGCCAACGTGTCGCATGAATTGAAAACGCCGATTACCAGCATCAAGGGCTTCGTGGAAACGCTGCTCGACGGCGCCTTACAAGATAAAGAAGATACCCTCCGTTTTCTGGGCATTATTTCCCGGCAGGCTGATCGGCTCAATTCCATTATCGAGGATTTGCTCAGTCTCTCGCGCATCGAGCAGGGCGCGGAGAAGGAACAGATCGAATTCGCGCAAACCGCCATCGGGGACGTCCTTGCCTCCGCGGTCCAATCCTGTCAGATGGATGCGGACGCGAAACGCATGACGCTGCTTCTCGACTGCCCGCCGCTGTTGCGCGCCGAAGTGAACTCCGCGTTGCTGGAACAGGCGCTGGTCAATCTCGTCAACAATGCGATGAAATACAGCGAAGACGGCAAGCGCGTGTGGGTGCAGGCGGCCGTGCAGGACGACGAGCATCTCACCATCACTGTGCGCGACGAGGGCTTCGGCATCGAAGCCGAGCATCTGCCGCGGCTCTTTGAGCGGTTTTACCGTATCGACAAAGCCCGCAGTCGCACCATGGGCGGAACCGGCCTTGGCCTCGCTATTGTCAAGCACATCGTGCAGGCGCATCATGGACAGATCGAAGTCAGCAGTTCACCGGGCGCCGGGAGCACCTTTGTCCTGCGTCTGCCGCTGATACAGCGTCGCTCCGAAATGCCGCTGTCGGGCACTGGTGGCTCCGAAGGAGGAATGAAATGA
- a CDS encoding PA0069 family radical SAM protein: MSEQPDEKIPPSRKLTRGRGSGSNPRNRFESIRIERDSDYDDSEDAPIRTQFLRDDSKSVIAYNTSPDIGFEASINPYRGCEHGCTYCYARPFHEYLGFSAGLDFETRILVKEKAPELLRRELGSASWKPRVLELSGVTDPYQPVERALRVTRGCLEVLAECRNPVQIITKNDLICRDSDLLSELARYQAAAAVLSITTLDTRLARALEPRTSTPERRLEAISRLSEAGIPTGVSISPVIPALTDEEMPRILAEAARHGASFAFFIPLRLPHAVASLFTDWLEVHLPDRKEKILNRIKSMRGGALNDARFGSRMRGQGIHAEQFRALFHAVCRKEGLDGPFPQLSTGHFRRPAAAGQLRLF; encoded by the coding sequence ATGAGCGAACAACCCGATGAGAAAATACCACCATCACGCAAGCTCACGCGTGGACGCGGGAGCGGGAGTAACCCGCGGAACCGCTTTGAAAGCATCCGTATCGAGCGGGACAGCGACTACGACGACAGCGAAGACGCCCCGATACGCACGCAATTCCTGCGTGACGACAGCAAAAGTGTGATAGCCTACAATACGAGTCCCGATATCGGATTCGAGGCGAGCATCAATCCCTACCGCGGCTGCGAGCATGGCTGTACCTATTGCTATGCCCGACCGTTTCACGAGTACCTGGGATTCTCCGCCGGTCTGGATTTCGAAACCCGCATTCTCGTGAAAGAGAAGGCACCGGAGCTGTTGCGCAGGGAATTGGGCAGCGCGAGTTGGAAACCCCGGGTTCTGGAATTGAGCGGCGTGACGGATCCCTATCAACCAGTGGAGCGCGCGCTGCGCGTCACGCGCGGCTGCCTGGAGGTACTCGCGGAATGCCGTAACCCGGTGCAAATCATTACAAAAAACGATCTCATCTGTCGCGACAGCGATCTGCTCTCGGAACTCGCCCGCTACCAGGCGGCGGCGGCTGTCCTCTCCATCACCACGCTCGACACCCGGCTGGCGCGTGCGCTCGAACCACGCACTTCCACCCCGGAACGGCGTCTGGAAGCGATTTCAAGACTGAGTGAGGCCGGAATTCCGACGGGCGTGAGCATCTCTCCGGTGATTCCCGCGCTGACGGATGAGGAAATGCCCCGCATTCTCGCGGAAGCGGCGCGCCATGGAGCGAGCTTCGCGTTTTTCATTCCGCTGCGCCTGCCCCATGCCGTCGCATCCCTTTTCACAGACTGGCTCGAGGTGCACCTGCCGGACAGGAAGGAAAAAATCCTGAACCGGATTAAATCCATGCGCGGGGGTGCATTGAATGATGCGCGTTTCGGCTCGCGCATGCGCGGACAGGGCATACACGCGGAGCAGTTCCGGGCACTGTTTCACGCGGTGTGCAGGAAGGAAGGGCTTGACGGACCATTTCCGCAGCTTTCGACCGGGCATTTTCGCAGACCGGCCGCCGCCGGTCAACTTCGCCTGTTCTGA
- a CDS encoding indolepyruvate oxidoreductase subunit beta: MKSDIILAGVGGQGILTIATIIGHAAVERGLYLKQAEVHGMSQRGGDVQSHLRISDKVIHSDLIPEGKADLIISIEPMEALRYTSFLAPDGWLIANRKPFVNIPNYPDHEQVWATIEAMPRSVLIDADKLAREVATARSMNIVILGAASGHVGMSTEELEHSITAIFQRKGDAVVQQNIAALRAGRAYADAKDLAAHGV; encoded by the coding sequence ATGAAAAGCGATATCATTCTCGCCGGCGTCGGCGGACAGGGTATTCTGACCATTGCCACCATTATCGGGCACGCCGCGGTGGAGCGCGGGCTGTATCTCAAGCAGGCCGAAGTGCACGGCATGTCGCAGCGCGGAGGCGACGTACAATCGCATCTGCGCATCAGCGACAAGGTCATACACTCCGATCTCATTCCCGAGGGCAAGGCGGATCTGATTATTTCCATCGAACCGATGGAAGCGCTGCGCTACACCAGCTTTCTCGCGCCCGACGGTTGGCTGATCGCGAACCGCAAGCCCTTCGTCAACATCCCGAATTACCCCGATCACGAGCAGGTGTGGGCCACCATCGAGGCCATGCCCCGCAGCGTGCTCATCGATGCGGATAAACTCGCGCGCGAAGTCGCAACCGCGCGTTCCATGAATATCGTCATCCTGGGCGCGGCTTCAGGGCATGTGGGCATGAGCACCGAAGAGCTGGAGCATTCCATTACCGCCATTTTCCAGCGCAAGGGCGATGCCGTGGTGCAGCAGAACATCGCCGCGCTGCGCGCCGGCCGCGCCTACGCCGACGCCAAGGATCTCGCGGCGCACGGCGTGTAG
- the phoU gene encoding phosphate signaling complex protein PhoU yields MNADAPAYDMKQLRMKLLRLSALAEENTRRAVLALRGRDRATADVVIANEAEINALEIEIEQDCVRLLSNGINERRDVQNIVSVLRINTDLERIGDLAANVARHVADVSQCEQALLPAQLLRMADCALAMLHQALDAFVDLDAVSAREVCGLDDEVDELNRVVHSLVRDRIVASPQLTDNLLSVLGAARQLERIADCATNIAEDVLYLVSGSVFRHSKTDSHATDA; encoded by the coding sequence ATGAACGCCGACGCACCCGCCTACGATATGAAGCAACTGCGCATGAAGCTTTTACGGCTGAGCGCTCTCGCCGAGGAGAATACCCGTCGTGCGGTGCTCGCCCTGCGTGGCCGGGACCGCGCGACAGCAGATGTGGTCATTGCGAACGAGGCGGAAATCAACGCTCTCGAAATAGAAATCGAACAGGACTGCGTACGACTGCTTTCCAATGGCATCAACGAACGTCGCGACGTGCAGAACATCGTCAGCGTTCTGCGCATCAACACCGATCTCGAGCGCATCGGAGATCTCGCGGCCAATGTTGCGCGGCACGTGGCTGACGTAAGTCAATGCGAGCAGGCTTTGTTGCCCGCACAATTGCTGCGAATGGCGGACTGTGCCCTCGCGATGCTGCATCAGGCCCTCGATGCCTTCGTGGATCTGGATGCCGTGTCCGCACGCGAAGTCTGCGGCCTGGATGACGAAGTGGACGAGCTCAACCGCGTGGTTCATTCGTTGGTGCGGGACCGTATCGTGGCATCTCCGCAACTCACAGACAATCTGCTCAGCGTGCTCGGCGCGGCCCGGCAGCTCGAACGCATAGCCGACTGCGCAACCAATATCGCCGAAGACGTCCTGTATCTGGTCTCCGGCTCCGTATTCCGTCACAGCAAAACCGACTCTCACGCAACGGATGCGTGA